Proteins encoded by one window of Helicobacter sp. 11S03491-1:
- a CDS encoding NAD(+)/NADH kinase: MNPPVLKIGVLLRPSTPILKESFLDIQNIFQKQGIEVVLENDSAQMIGIEGMDFDKMSQEVNALVSLGGDGTLIAAIRRSYPYKIPAFGINIGHLGFLTAINPKEVKEFAMMLVKGDYVIDEHMMIEGTLKGPNQEKKLYALNEILISKKNIPGMLKIYAKINHEPFNVYYADALIVGTPTGSTAYNISAGGSVIYPFCRNILLTPISPHSLTQRPMVLSDEFVLEFGVEENCMLVVDGQEIVEMTKEDTLVVCAACLNAQLIQKQTRSYFKVLKEKFKWGEE, encoded by the coding sequence ATGAATCCACCGGTATTGAAAATAGGTGTTCTTTTAAGACCCTCTACCCCCATACTTAAAGAATCTTTTTTGGATATTCAAAACATATTTCAAAAACAAGGTATTGAGGTAGTGCTTGAGAATGATTCTGCGCAGATGATCGGGATTGAAGGGATGGATTTTGATAAAATGTCTCAAGAGGTCAATGCGCTTGTTTCGCTCGGAGGAGACGGGACGCTTATTGCAGCAATTAGGCGTAGCTACCCTTATAAAATACCTGCTTTTGGCATTAATATAGGTCATTTAGGATTTTTGACAGCCATCAATCCAAAAGAAGTTAAAGAGTTTGCTATGATGCTTGTAAAAGGAGATTATGTTATTGATGAACATATGATGATTGAAGGGACGCTAAAAGGTCCAAATCAAGAAAAGAAACTTTATGCCCTCAATGAAATTCTGATTTCTAAAAAAAATATTCCCGGAATGCTCAAAATTTATGCCAAAATTAATCACGAACCTTTTAATGTTTATTATGCCGATGCGCTTATTGTAGGGACTCCAACCGGTTCTACCGCCTATAATATTAGCGCAGGAGGATCTGTGATTTATCCTTTTTGTAGAAATATTTTACTTACCCCTATTTCTCCGCATTCTCTCACACAAAGACCCATGGTTTTGAGTGATGAATTTGTATTGGAATTTGGTGTAGAAGAGAATTGTATGCTTGTAGTAGATGGGCAAGAAATTGTAGAGATGACAAAAGAAGACACTTTGGTTGTTTGTGCTGCTTGTTTGAATGCTCAACTGATACAAAAGCAAACAAGGAGTTATTTTAAGGTTTTAAAAGAGAAGTTTAAATGGGGCGAAGAATGA
- a CDS encoding DnaJ domain-containing protein encodes MCVSYCSKYIQIELFEKSRLLQKFFEYTKKHFSKQYYLSSSLLILDDGERFKKDYLINWAYHASLQEGKIKLDTLLNKSYLPLRIKILKQNDMLQKINISLQIVGLNKIILILNKENRVAKRYLKCLFGKYCIFETENQIHLNSADESLWEYVIGLVSSRIIHNVAIDFSYEGFGGSAHCFLTQDEYRLSQCYRELESKVSDSFESVKKRYLYLARTYHPDNVYGKDEEIVQFYYDRFRKINEAYEMIKKVSQNNLIEKNI; translated from the coding sequence ATGTGTGTTAGCTATTGTAGTAAGTATATTCAGATTGAATTGTTTGAAAAAAGTCGTTTGCTTCAAAAATTCTTTGAATATACCAAAAAGCATTTTTCTAAGCAATATTATTTATCTTCTTCACTCCTTATTCTTGATGATGGAGAAAGATTTAAAAAAGATTATTTAATCAATTGGGCTTATCATGCAAGCTTACAAGAAGGCAAAATAAAATTAGATACACTCTTGAATAAAAGCTATTTACCCTTGCGTATCAAAATATTGAAACAAAATGATATGCTTCAAAAAATAAATATTTCTCTTCAAATTGTTGGTTTAAATAAGATTATTTTGATACTTAATAAGGAAAATAGAGTTGCAAAACGATATTTGAAATGCTTGTTTGGAAAATATTGTATTTTTGAAACAGAAAATCAAATCCATTTAAATAGCGCGGATGAATCTTTATGGGAATATGTGATTGGGCTTGTGAGTTCCAGAATTATCCATAATGTAGCTATTGATTTTAGTTATGAGGGATTTGGGGGGAGTGCTCATTGTTTTCTCACTCAAGATGAATATAGACTAAGTCAATGTTATAGAGAGCTTGAATCTAAGGTAAGCGATAGTTTTGAGAGTGTAAAAAAGCGTTATTTGTATTTGGCAAGGACTTATCATCCGGATAACGTATATGGCAAAGATGAAGAGATTGTTCAATTCTATTATGATCGTTTTAGAAAAATCAATGAAGCTTATGAAATGATTAAAAAAGTCTCTCAAAATAATCTAATTGAAAAAAATATTTAA
- a CDS encoding sulfite exporter TauE/SafE family protein — MGLDIFAYVVIGLITGVAAGFFGIGGGIIIVPIMLILGYSIQHAIGISIMQMIFSSVFGSIINYKKRLLDISDGIYAGIGGLVGASFSGLILENISSKILTILFLCITFYSFIKYAFNVKNTTNATPPIKSQFQKRLILILTGAITGIFAISLGIGGGLLIVPILGYYLGYGSKKSVPLGLFFVVFSSISGTISLHRQHIIDAQVLHAGFYIGVASMVGVYLGIKLIQISSAKVHRITLLSIYLLSMLVTAYKLVTG, encoded by the coding sequence ATGGGTTTGGATATTTTTGCATATGTTGTTATTGGTCTCATAACCGGGGTAGCAGCAGGATTTTTTGGCATAGGTGGGGGGATTATTATTGTCCCGATAATGTTGATTTTGGGCTATAGCATCCAACATGCTATAGGCATTTCTATCATGCAGATGATTTTTTCCTCTGTTTTTGGATCTATTATCAATTACAAAAAAAGACTTTTAGATATCAGTGATGGCATTTATGCAGGGATCGGAGGATTGGTTGGGGCTAGTTTTAGCGGGCTTATTCTTGAAAATATCAGTTCAAAAATATTAACGATTTTATTTTTGTGTATTACTTTTTATTCTTTTATCAAATATGCCTTCAATGTTAAAAATACAACAAACGCTACTCCGCCTATAAAATCTCAATTTCAAAAACGTCTTATCCTTATCCTTACAGGTGCGATTACAGGGATTTTTGCCATTTCTTTAGGGATTGGAGGGGGGTTATTGATCGTTCCTATTTTGGGATACTATCTGGGGTATGGATCCAAAAAAAGCGTTCCATTGGGCTTATTTTTTGTTGTTTTTTCTTCTATTTCGGGCACAATATCCCTTCATCGCCAACACATCATTGATGCTCAAGTCCTCCATGCAGGATTTTATATAGGTGTAGCGTCTATGGTGGGGGTATATTTAGGGATTAAGCTTATCCAAATCTCTAGCGCCAAAGTCCATAGAATAACGCTACTAAGCATTTATTTGCTTTCTATGCTCGTTACAGCCTACAAGCTGGTTACGGGCTAA
- a CDS encoding NAD(P)/FAD-dependent oxidoreductase has product MKKRIVIVGGSVAGLNTALILASAINKDLDFAITIIDEGKGDILKAEVYNVPFFPKSIKGEQIITHTKKQIEEFTKINYIDAKATEILGNKGAFCVKTTQGNFEGDYVVLATGANEFDIQGLGSISQPHTLMPKPGKIKLKHADRNLIKEGIYVAGIASGVTSMVSCALGSAAESACAILSDIKGSISVIHDFKDSRA; this is encoded by the coding sequence ATGAAAAAAAGAATTGTTATTGTCGGTGGTAGTGTCGCAGGATTAAATACAGCTTTGATCTTGGCATCTGCTATTAACAAAGATTTAGACTTCGCCATCACTATTATTGATGAAGGAAAGGGAGATATCTTAAAAGCAGAAGTTTATAATGTCCCCTTTTTCCCAAAATCAATCAAAGGTGAACAAATCATTACCCATACCAAAAAGCAAATTGAAGAATTTACCAAAATAAATTATATAGATGCCAAAGCTACTGAGATTTTGGGCAATAAAGGAGCTTTTTGTGTCAAAACCACTCAAGGAAATTTTGAAGGAGATTATGTTGTCTTAGCAACCGGAGCAAACGAATTTGATATACAAGGGTTAGGATCAATCAGCCAACCCCACACCCTCATGCCCAAACCCGGAAAAATCAAACTCAAACATGCAGACAGAAACCTTATTAAAGAAGGTATCTATGTAGCAGGCATAGCATCAGGGGTTACTTCAATGGTCTCTTGCGCATTAGGCAGCGCTGCTGAAAGCGCTTGCGCAATTTTAAGTGATATTAAAGGGAGTATAAGCGTCATCCACGACTTTAAAGACTCTAGAGCCTAA
- a CDS encoding C39 family peptidase gives MKKIILIIFRCVWVLNGEVYITEDNIFLQKPLKSWIEFKNDNLVRQQYDYSCGSASIATILKYYYNDGNITERDVIDGILKSKGYDRTQNEVLKEGDNVISFLDLSEYAKSKGFKALGFGVDFESLSKLKIPVIIFVSVRDIDHFSVYKGMDEEYAYLSDPSFGNIKIRLAIFKEMFYQRKDTSYPGKILAIVPQDQDVEINKNFMDIKNNSNFLYDSINRNLIYQGFR, from the coding sequence ATGAAAAAGATTATCCTCATTATATTCCGGTGTGTATGGGTGCTAAATGGAGAAGTCTATATCACAGAAGATAATATATTTTTGCAAAAACCACTCAAGTCATGGATAGAGTTTAAAAATGATAACTTAGTCAGACAACAATATGATTATAGCTGTGGTAGCGCTTCTATTGCTACAATTTTGAAGTATTACTATAATGATGGAAACATTACAGAACGTGATGTTATTGATGGGATTTTGAAATCTAAGGGGTATGATAGGACTCAAAATGAAGTTTTGAAAGAAGGGGATAACGTCATTTCTTTTTTGGATTTATCAGAATATGCGAAGTCTAAGGGTTTTAAGGCATTGGGATTTGGGGTTGATTTTGAGAGTTTATCCAAGCTCAAGATCCCTGTGATTATTTTTGTGAGTGTGAGGGATATAGATCATTTTAGTGTTTATAAGGGAATGGATGAAGAGTATGCCTACCTATCTGATCCCAGTTTTGGAAACATCAAAATAAGGCTTGCGATCTTCAAAGAAATGTTTTATCAACGAAAAGATACTTCCTATCCCGGAAAGATATTGGCGATTGTGCCTCAAGATCAAGATGTAGAGATTAACAAGAATTTTATGGACATAAAAAATAACTCAAATTTTCTCTATGACTCTATCAACCGAAATTTAATTTATCAGGGTTTTAGATAA
- a CDS encoding A/G-specific adenine glycosylase produces the protein MNAMHAEILQWYHLYGRKELPWRNLKGENAPYGVYVSEIMLQQTQVATVLSKYYEPFLKAFPTLETLSLAAEEEVLYLWRGLGYYSRARNMLKSAKICQKYLPGDPKELMKLPGIGNYTARAIACFGFGRAVGFVDGNIKRLLLRFFALKDPSMNELQTYAQEILNFQDSFNHNQALLDIGATLCTPLSPKCVLCPLEKWCQGKDNPPEYTQKSKIIYESMTLNLGVCICDDKIGLLKSKLSSYKGLYNFPKILETGLIDLPLIGSLRHSYTHYRLRLEVYWVCEIRHLEEGIEFFTSEEIQTLPISGMTLKILKLLEKNNLWR, from the coding sequence TTGAATGCTATGCACGCAGAGATTTTGCAATGGTATCATCTGTATGGGCGCAAAGAGTTGCCTTGGCGCAATCTCAAAGGAGAAAATGCCCCTTATGGAGTCTATGTTAGTGAAATTATGCTCCAGCAAACACAAGTGGCTACGGTTTTATCAAAATATTACGAACCTTTTTTGAAAGCCTTCCCCACTCTTGAAACTTTGAGCTTGGCAGCAGAAGAAGAGGTTTTGTATTTGTGGCGAGGGCTTGGGTATTATTCACGAGCACGCAATATGCTAAAGAGTGCCAAAATCTGCCAAAAATATCTCCCCGGCGATCCTAAAGAACTCATGAAATTACCCGGCATAGGGAATTATACGGCTAGGGCGATTGCATGCTTTGGTTTTGGCAGGGCAGTAGGGTTTGTGGATGGGAATATCAAACGCTTGCTTTTGAGATTCTTTGCCCTCAAAGATCCAAGCATGAATGAACTCCAAACATATGCCCAAGAAATACTCAACTTTCAAGATAGTTTCAATCATAATCAAGCTCTTCTGGATATTGGGGCAACCCTCTGCACGCCTTTATCTCCAAAATGTGTGCTATGTCCTTTGGAGAAGTGGTGTCAGGGCAAAGATAATCCGCCGGAATATACTCAAAAGTCTAAAATAATCTATGAAAGCATGACTTTAAATCTGGGGGTGTGTATTTGTGATGACAAAATCGGACTCCTCAAAAGCAAGCTTTCTTCCTATAAGGGGTTGTATAATTTTCCTAAAATTCTTGAAACGGGGTTGATTGATCTTCCTTTGATTGGGAGTTTAAGACATTCTTATACGCATTATCGTTTGAGATTGGAAGTTTATTGGGTGTGCGAGATACGCCATCTTGAAGAGGGGATTGAGTTTTTTACTTCTGAGGAAATACAAACACTTCCTATAAGTGGCATGACATTAAAAATCTTGAAACTACTTGAAAAAAATAATCTTTGGAGATAA
- a CDS encoding RecB-like helicase, translating to MDSKQWLALKASAGSGKTFALAMRYIGLLFNGANPNEILTLTFTKKAAFEMNKRISDNLIALKTNKNAQPLIEELQNYGIDPQDIQKNIHHIYEKFLYANTKIMTIDAFLNFILKKFCWYVGISHQYKIEFEDKDKIYQDFLLSLTQKDNQEFLDFCIFQNMSPNSLLDLVFYLDLEYFQFDKYLPPVSSLQTIDIRKDIKSILELAQNIKMIVSQCENASSRAKDAIKTDNIKILTDNLKWLEEGSEYFYFKKLHLQHLEPKFQELRDALKKYYDYSEYLALHKISHFLKLYEKSRRINFNNTLSFGAITLKAYELLQNHFDSDFFYFRLDDKITHILIDEFQDTSMVQYKILKPLIDEIYSGEGRFGERSIFFVGDTKQSIYRFRGSNSELFDHASKNIHQKNLPYNYRSSENVIAYVNDIFRTKIADYIPQKVSPNKNNSFKGYVKICQNDENIYENIWQNLNALLSLGIALREITILCFGNDDVLDIRDYLWAQNSDLQIITETNTKLAHQSEAKIILHAIAFSKTKLEFHKKCAYKLAGLNYHATLQMPLKKPSQSLQAFILEIMETFNLYGKAAQKMLEIACDYDSPDEFQDSIHRLEIGFAPESKKGLQIMTIHKSKGLEFEYVILCDRLKAPRPDTGKLIFDYEGIDLKTIFYKQKQRERIDFEYKKACQKEKQLSEKEKMNVLYVAFTRAKQGLIVIPKEKESSFESLELTPLIMGNPHPSPSQNSKESHPTPLVIEQKNFGRQKGFVKQEDNFQSSASANIIFGEALHKGLEYRIGYGIKEEIIGHILNNQFGFFLSQKSIEDILNLIDKLKKNEMFKSIISQAWIKSEVSYLNKNTLNRIDAMILDKNNQVIILDYKSGIKNQNKHIGQVKKYLEFSKGQFQNQSVKAYVLYVREKIEFTPVI from the coding sequence ATGGATTCCAAACAATGGCTTGCTTTAAAAGCATCTGCGGGGAGTGGAAAAACCTTTGCGCTTGCGATGAGATATATTGGCTTACTTTTTAATGGAGCAAACCCTAATGAAATCCTTACGCTAACTTTTACCAAAAAAGCAGCTTTTGAAATGAACAAACGTATTTCAGACAATCTTATCGCCCTCAAAACCAACAAAAATGCTCAACCCCTAATTGAAGAACTCCAAAATTACGGGATTGATCCACAAGATATTCAAAAAAATATCCACCATATTTATGAAAAATTTTTATACGCAAATACAAAAATCATGACAATTGATGCCTTTTTAAACTTCATCCTCAAAAAGTTTTGCTGGTATGTGGGCATAAGCCATCAATACAAAATTGAATTTGAAGATAAAGACAAAATTTATCAAGATTTTCTTCTTTCTCTCACACAAAAAGACAATCAAGAATTTTTAGATTTTTGTATATTTCAAAATATGAGTCCAAACTCTTTGCTTGATCTTGTGTTTTATCTTGATTTAGAATACTTTCAATTTGATAAATATCTCCCCCCTGTCAGCTCTTTGCAGACGATAGATATTAGAAAAGATATTAAAAGTATTTTAGAACTTGCTCAAAATATCAAAATGATTGTTTCTCAATGTGAAAATGCCTCTTCCAGGGCAAAAGATGCTATCAAAACAGACAATATCAAAATCCTTACAGACAATCTCAAATGGCTTGAAGAAGGGAGTGAATACTTTTATTTCAAAAAATTGCATTTACAACATTTAGAACCCAAATTTCAAGAACTCAGAGATGCCCTTAAAAAATATTATGATTACTCTGAGTATTTAGCGCTTCATAAAATCTCTCATTTTTTAAAACTTTATGAAAAAAGCCGGCGAATAAATTTTAATAACACCTTAAGTTTTGGCGCTATCACGCTGAAAGCTTATGAATTATTACAAAATCATTTTGATAGCGATTTTTTTTATTTTAGGCTTGATGATAAGATTACCCATATTCTTATTGATGAGTTTCAAGACACCAGCATGGTGCAATACAAAATCCTCAAGCCATTAATTGATGAGATTTATTCCGGGGAAGGGCGTTTTGGAGAAAGAAGTATCTTTTTTGTAGGGGATACAAAACAGAGTATTTATCGATTTCGAGGGAGTAATAGCGAACTTTTTGATCATGCCTCCAAAAATATCCATCAAAAAAATCTTCCCTATAATTATCGCAGTTCTGAAAATGTTATTGCTTATGTCAATGATATTTTCAGAACTAAAATTGCAGATTATATCCCTCAAAAGGTCTCTCCAAACAAAAACAACTCTTTTAAAGGTTATGTCAAAATATGTCAAAATGATGAAAATATTTATGAAAATATTTGGCAAAATCTCAATGCCCTACTCTCTTTGGGCATTGCCTTAAGGGAGATTACTATTTTATGTTTTGGCAATGATGATGTCCTCGATATCAGAGATTATCTATGGGCGCAAAACTCCGATCTCCAAATTATTACTGAAACCAACACCAAGCTTGCTCATCAAAGCGAAGCCAAAATTATTCTCCATGCCATTGCATTCTCAAAAACAAAATTAGAATTCCATAAAAAATGCGCCTATAAACTTGCAGGACTTAACTATCATGCAACCTTACAAATGCCCCTAAAAAAACCTTCGCAATCACTTCAAGCATTTATTTTAGAAATTATGGAAACCTTTAATCTTTATGGCAAAGCAGCTCAAAAAATGCTTGAAATAGCTTGTGATTATGATAGTCCGGATGAATTCCAAGATAGCATCCATCGTCTTGAAATTGGATTTGCTCCTGAGAGTAAAAAAGGCTTACAAATAATGACTATCCACAAATCTAAAGGACTTGAATTTGAATATGTAATTCTTTGTGATCGTCTCAAAGCTCCAAGACCCGATACCGGCAAACTCATCTTTGATTATGAAGGCATAGATCTCAAAACAATCTTTTACAAACAAAAACAAAGAGAGAGAATTGATTTTGAGTATAAAAAAGCTTGCCAAAAAGAAAAACAACTCAGCGAAAAAGAAAAAATGAATGTTTTATACGTTGCTTTTACAAGGGCAAAACAAGGGCTTATTGTTATTCCAAAAGAAAAGGAAAGCTCTTTTGAATCACTTGAACTCACCCCGCTTATTATGGGCAACCCTCATCCTTCACCATCGCAAAATTCCAAAGAATCTCACCCCACTCCCTTGGTCATAGAACAAAAGAATTTCGGCAGGCAAAAGGGCTTTGTGAAACAAGAAGATAATTTCCAATCTTCTGCTTCTGCGAATATAATATTTGGGGAAGCTTTGCATAAGGGGCTTGAATATAGGATTGGATATGGAATAAAAGAAGAAATTATTGGGCATATTCTCAATAATCAATTTGGATTTTTTCTTTCTCAAAAAAGTATTGAAGATATTTTGAATCTCATAGACAAACTCAAAAAAAATGAAATGTTTAAATCAATTATCAGCCAAGCTTGGATAAAATCGGAAGTTTCTTATCTAAACAAAAATACCCTCAATCGCATAGATGCAATGATTTTAGATAAAAACAATCAGGTTATTATCCTAGATTATAAAAGTGGTATTAAAAATCAAAATAAACATATTGGGCAAGTAAAGAAATATTTAGAATTTTCCAAAGGTCAATTCCAAAATCAATCTGTAAAAGCATATGTTTTGTATGTGCGCGAAAAAATAGAATTCACACCTGTAATATAA
- the nhaA gene encoding Na+/H+ antiporter NhaA, whose translation MEEILRVVKEEKSQNSSFYIKNKLQKGLHTFIGHESFGGLLLFFCVVIALLIANSDFSNIYFGIWQLEFGGFIGNKTSGITLLNFINDVLMSFFFLMVGLEMKREVLYGELAGFKKVSFSVFGALGGIVVPIIIYLYFNYHTPSQHGFGVAMSTDTAFALGVILFLGKRVPAVIKIFLVTLAVADDLGAISVIALFYTNTLHMGWVYISLGLICVLIYLNYTDTKYISGYLGVGVLLWIAVHNSGIHATVAAVILALCIPGRSNITKTYFMNMMEEWHKINFMTNNGKDMHLDRNEEKLGFFVSSWKNIKNFIRSNEDIKKKIDMEKTSKQVHMLDTIAKYSKYAQNPLIRIEVALQPLCAYFIVPLFAFANAGVKINSKVEFGIDGIFLGTVLGLVVGKPIGIIIFAYLSEKLNFSLRPKGLSYAHIFAVGCLAGIGFTMSMFVANLAYNNPVAIDVSKISILCASFISVILGIIALIFSTNSKQRINSE comes from the coding sequence ATGGAAGAGATATTAAGAGTTGTAAAAGAAGAAAAATCTCAAAATTCATCTTTTTATATCAAAAATAAACTTCAAAAAGGTCTCCATACTTTTATCGGGCACGAATCCTTTGGAGGATTATTATTATTCTTTTGCGTGGTGATTGCTTTATTAATAGCAAATTCTGATTTTAGCAATATTTATTTTGGAATTTGGCAACTTGAGTTTGGTGGGTTTATTGGAAATAAAACAAGCGGGATTACATTGCTTAATTTTATCAATGATGTATTGATGTCGTTTTTCTTTTTAATGGTAGGCTTAGAAATGAAACGAGAGGTTCTCTATGGGGAGCTTGCCGGATTCAAAAAAGTAAGTTTTTCAGTATTTGGAGCTTTGGGGGGGATTGTTGTCCCTATTATTATTTATTTATATTTTAACTATCATACACCTTCACAGCATGGCTTTGGCGTAGCTATGAGCACAGATACTGCTTTTGCATTGGGGGTTATTTTATTTTTAGGCAAAAGAGTCCCTGCTGTCATTAAAATCTTTTTAGTTACCCTCGCAGTGGCTGATGATTTGGGAGCTATTAGCGTCATTGCATTGTTTTATACAAATACACTGCATATGGGTTGGGTTTATATATCGCTTGGATTAATTTGTGTGCTTATTTATCTCAATTATACAGATACAAAATATATCTCCGGTTATTTAGGAGTAGGTGTTCTGCTTTGGATTGCTGTGCATAATAGCGGTATCCATGCAACTGTTGCGGCTGTGATTTTAGCATTGTGTATCCCGGGGAGATCTAATATTACAAAAACATATTTTATGAATATGATGGAAGAGTGGCATAAAATTAACTTCATGACCAACAATGGCAAAGATATGCATCTTGATAGAAATGAAGAAAAATTAGGGTTTTTTGTCTCTTCATGGAAAAATATTAAAAATTTCATCAGATCTAATGAAGACATAAAGAAAAAAATTGATATGGAAAAAACAAGCAAACAAGTCCATATGTTGGATACTATTGCTAAATACTCAAAATACGCCCAAAATCCGCTTATTAGGATTGAAGTAGCCCTACAACCTCTGTGTGCTTATTTTATTGTGCCTCTCTTTGCCTTTGCTAATGCCGGAGTAAAAATCAACTCCAAAGTAGAATTTGGAATTGACGGAATATTTTTAGGAACCGTATTAGGGCTTGTAGTAGGCAAACCCATTGGAATTATCATTTTTGCTTATTTGAGTGAAAAATTGAATTTTTCACTCAGACCCAAAGGGTTAAGTTATGCACATATATTTGCAGTAGGTTGTTTAGCCGGGATTGGTTTCACAATGTCAATGTTTGTTGCCAATCTTGCTTATAATAACCCCGTAGCGATTGATGTTTCAAAAATATCCATATTATGCGCATCTTTTATTTCTGTAATTTTAGGGATTATTGCATTGATTTTCAGCACAAATTCAAAACAAAGGATAAATAGTGAATAA
- the nhaA gene encoding sodium/proton antiporter NhaA — protein sequence MNNLEKSAQIGLKNVFLNFIKSESFGGIFLFISAVLAMIVANSPLSTYYFEFWHIDFGFKFGEHFVGFSIHHWINDVLMALFFLMVGLEIKREVLFGELAGFKKAAFPAIAALGGMIVPGLIYYLLNAQTPSYHGFGIPMATDIAFALGVIMLLGKKVPMALKVFLVTLAVADDLGAIVVIAFFYTSGLQLSWLFGAGVIVAILITLNKIGVKSLIPYLILGIFLWFSIHNSGIHATIAAVILAFCIPIKPKKQSKNFSIFIKNLTQHFQLKASKNHHYLNEDQINILYSIKDETNAIQSPLGRLEHLLQPWSAYFIMPLFAFANAGVNIGGEIHFNIDHILLGIILGLVVGKPVGIVLITFICEKSGIASRPNGISWGHIFGAGMLAGIGFTMSMFVSNLAFSHPESMEVSKVAILLGSSISGIIGVIYLTLLSKVKTKEN from the coding sequence GTGAATAATTTAGAAAAATCCGCTCAAATAGGTCTCAAAAATGTTTTTTTAAATTTTATCAAAAGCGAATCTTTTGGAGGTATTTTTCTTTTTATCAGCGCTGTATTGGCAATGATTGTGGCAAATTCGCCTTTGAGTACTTATTATTTTGAATTTTGGCATATTGATTTTGGCTTTAAATTTGGAGAACATTTTGTAGGGTTCTCAATCCATCATTGGATCAATGATGTTTTAATGGCATTATTTTTCTTAATGGTGGGGCTGGAAATTAAACGTGAGGTGCTTTTTGGCGAACTTGCCGGATTCAAAAAAGCAGCATTCCCTGCGATTGCAGCGCTTGGAGGAATGATTGTCCCCGGACTTATTTATTATCTCCTCAATGCCCAAACACCCTCTTATCATGGTTTTGGTATTCCAATGGCTACAGACATTGCTTTTGCGCTTGGAGTGATTATGTTGTTAGGCAAAAAAGTGCCTATGGCCTTAAAAGTATTCTTAGTGACTCTGGCAGTAGCTGATGATTTAGGAGCAATTGTTGTGATTGCATTTTTTTATACTTCCGGATTGCAATTAAGTTGGCTGTTTGGAGCAGGTGTCATTGTAGCCATATTGATTACTTTGAATAAAATAGGAGTAAAAAGTCTCATTCCTTATTTGATATTGGGTATTTTTCTTTGGTTTAGCATTCACAATAGTGGGATTCATGCAACCATTGCAGCAGTTATTTTGGCTTTTTGCATCCCTATCAAACCCAAAAAACAAAGCAAAAATTTTTCAATTTTTATCAAAAATCTTACCCAACATTTTCAACTCAAAGCTTCAAAAAATCATCATTACCTCAATGAAGATCAAATCAACATTCTTTATTCCATCAAAGATGAAACAAATGCCATTCAAAGTCCCTTAGGACGCTTAGAGCATTTACTACAACCTTGGAGTGCTTATTTTATTATGCCTCTTTTTGCCTTTGCTAATGCCGGAGTTAATATAGGAGGAGAGATCCATTTTAATATTGATCATATTCTCTTGGGTATTATTTTAGGATTAGTTGTAGGAAAACCTGTTGGGATAGTTTTGATTACTTTTATTTGCGAAAAATCCGGTATTGCCTCAAGACCTAATGGCATTAGTTGGGGGCATATCTTTGGAGCAGGCATGCTCGCAGGGATTGGCTTCACAATGTCAATGTTTGTTTCCAATCTTGCCTTTAGTCATCCTGAATCTATGGAAGTATCAAAAGTTGCCATTTTACTTGGATCGAGCATATCAGGGATTATTGGAGTTATATATTTAACATTATTATCAAAAGTTAAGACTAAAGAAAATTAA
- the yajC gene encoding preprotein translocase subunit YajC, with protein MQNYKDILTSVLPLLVLFAIFYFFIIRPQRMQQKKHKEMLMNLQKGDKIVAQGGFICEVIKPEDTFFTVKLNDDTIVKLAKEYVAYKIDNTLSK; from the coding sequence ATGCAAAATTATAAAGATATTTTAACATCCGTATTGCCTTTATTGGTCTTATTTGCCATTTTTTATTTTTTCATTATTCGCCCACAAAGAATGCAACAAAAAAAGCATAAAGAAATGTTAATGAACCTTCAAAAAGGGGATAAGATAGTCGCACAAGGGGGATTTATCTGCGAAGTTATTAAACCTGAAGATACTTTTTTTACTGTAAAGCTCAATGATGATACCATTGTAAAATTAGCTAAAGAATATGTAGCTTACAAAATTGATAATACCCTTTCAAAGTAA